Part of the Companilactobacillus zhachilii genome is shown below.
TTTTACAGTACCAGTGTAAAAATCTATTCCAAACTCCGCAAAAGAAAGTTATAATTTTGGTAGTGGAATGTTTCCTTAATTTACCGAAATAATATAAAATGATTATTATAAATAGTTCTTTATTAATACATCCATTGAGTTAAAATATACGTAATTATTATTTTCACATCGAAAAGGGGAGTAGTATCATGTTTTCTAAAACTAAGAGAGCAGCTATCTTAGTAGCTGCAAGTGCACTTCTTGCTACCAGTTTAGGCGGAAATATTGTTTTTGCTGATACAACTGCAAGCGCCAACACTAATACTTCAACGGTAACAACGACAAATAATGCGAGTGATTCTGATATCACCACCGCAACAAACGACAGTGTCGACCCCAATAAGACGGTGAATCCTTCTACTTCATCTGACAACAGTTCCAATGACACAGCTAATACTGCCGTAACACAGGCCAGTTATAAGAATATTGATGTTGCTTCAGTTAAAATGGCAATGTTATCAGAGTTAAATCGTCTTCGAGCTCAAAATGGTTTGCAAGCATTAACATCAGTTGGTGTTTTAAATAACTATGCTCAAATTAGAACTGACTCATTCATCAGTACTGGTGGCGTTGATAACCATGCTGGCTGGAATTCAGCAAATATGGCTCCATATAACCTAACAGCTGAAGAGAATATCGCTCAAATGCCATTTTCAATGATTGGATCAACTGACCCAACTGTAATTGCTCAAAAGATTACACATGAATTTTATAGTGAACTATATGATTCAGAACCTAACTTTGGCCATCGTAAGAATATGCTAAACCCATATATCAATTACGTTGGTATTGGTTTGAGTATTAGCAATAATGGTATGGTTTATTTCTCACAAGAAATGGGGAATGACCAAGCTTCATATAGTAAATATGATCCAAGCGATGTTTATGCATATTTCTTAACTAACAATAATGATTATGCTAACGTTTCAAAGTACGATATTGCTGATGCTTCTAAGACAAATGCCGATTATGCAAGTCGAGATAACTATGTAACTGCTGATCTTCGTGGTGGGGTTTCAACAAAGAATGCAATCACACCACTTTATGACCGCTATGGTAATAAACGAACGGATTTAGCTCTATCACCAAACAGTGATTGGATCTCCGATATGATTGCAGTTATCAATGGTAACTATTTCTACCACGTAAGTACGAACGGCTTTGTTTCAGCAAATGATGCTTTACCATGGGCTTCATTCTTAGCCGGAGCTAGTGTTACAGCTACTACTGAGGCAAGAATCTATGATAATAATGGTCACTATACTGGTCAAACAGTCAGCCCTAATAGTAAATGGATCGTTGATAGACGTGCCGTTAATCCATTAACTGGAGTTAAAATGTACCGTATTAGTACTAACGCTTGGATTCAACAAAACCAATTAGTTCAAAATTAATCCGTTAAATATAAATAAGCCTTCTCTCTGAAAGAGACGGCTTATTTTTTTACCCAAAATCCACTTGATCTAACATTTGTTCACGAGACTCTTGATCCAATCCCAAGTATGCCAAAGTCATTTGCTGACTACTATGGTTTAGTAACCGCATAACCAAGGCAATATTATAATTTGATTGAATATACACGCGATAGGCACCGGTTTTCCGCATCGTATGTGTGCCTAAATAATTAATGCTCAACAAATCACCCGTTTTGGCCATTATTTTATAAAACTGTTTTTCTGATACATGACGTTCAGGACGTTCCATAGAAGGAAAGAGCCATTCCGATTGAACGTGATTTTCTAAACGCCATTCTTGATAAAGTAGCAGATCACGTTTAATTGGACGCAAATACAATGTATTCGGTTTGCCAGTTTTTTTATCGTGAATATATGCATTTTTTCGCAAGTCATCATAATCATCAAAAACGTCACGATACTTTAATGACATCACGTCTGAAACTCGTAAGAGTGTTGCTTTACCAGTTTGAAAAATGGTGTAGTTTCGACGACCGTATTTAAAGTTCCTGAGGAGCGTATTTTTAACTTCATTGAGGACATTCGTATCTTTTATAGGTAAAACTAGCTGTTTCATAGGCCCTCCTTTATGGGGACTATTTTTTGGTTTATTAAATAAATAGACCCTGCCAATATATTGTAAATTTTAGAGCCTGATACGTCAACATATTGCGGGGGTTATTTCTTACAAATAGCCCCTGTTTTTGAAAAAAATTATCCATTTTGTCGAATGTTAATTCTATGGCCAGGTTCGTTTCTTGAACGGCCAAGTGTAAATCTATTGTTCATAGAAGTCGTCTCTCAGACCATATAAATTAAACCACGAAGTCAAATCGCTTTTGTTCTTTTCATACACAAAAGTGTGATAGAATTAGGTATGTAAAGAACATAGATAGGTAGGTGTTTCATATGACTGAAAAAATAATTAATAATTTTTTAAAAAGAAACAACGGTCAACTTACTTCAGAAGATGCTAAGCATTTAAAGATACCCTCAATTACTTTAACAAGATTAGTTAAGAATGGACGTCTGGAAAGACTTGGACGAGGAGTATATATTGACCCCCAAATTTTTGGAGATGATATGTTCGCTATACAATATAGATTCAAAAAAGGAATTTTTTATAAGGATACTTCATTATTTCTCCATGGAATGATTGATAGAACTCCTGATACATACGAAATGAATTTCCCATCAAATTACAATTCAATCGCTTTAAAAAAATATCCTATTAAAGTTCATCGTCAAATAGACCCATATTATTCCATGGGTATTGAAGAAATTATGAGTCCTGACCAACATTTGATCAAAACATATAATATAGAACGTACGTTATGTGATATTGTTCAAACTAGAAATCCTTCGGATTCAGAAACAATAAATCAAGCTTTGAATTCATACATTAAAATGAAATCAAAAAATCTGGGATTACTAAGCGAATATGCAAAGAAATTAAATGTTCAGAGTAAAATTCAAGCATATATGGAGGTTCTATTATGAAACTTAGCTTTACAAACGGTCAACAGTTTAAAGCAAAGATAAGAAACAGGGCCCGTCATGATCACATAACTCCACAACTTTTAATGCAAGAAGTACTACTAGACGAATTAGTCGAACGTATATCAAAATCAGCTTATAGGGATAATCTTATTTTAAAAGGTGGTTTTTTGATTGCCTCTTTATTGGGAGTTGATACTAGGTCGACAAGAGATATTGATACTTCGGTAAAAGGTATCGATGTATCAAAAGGCCAAATAAGCAAAGTATTCAATGAAATATGTAGTATGAATAAGGACAGCGATATTACTTTAACCGTTAAAAAATAGAAGATATACGTGAAAAGGCAGAGTATTCTGGATTCAGAGTTCATATTGAGGGAAAAATATATACAAGTAGGGTTGAAACAAAAATAGATGTATCCACAGGAGATATAATTACGCCTGGACAAATTGAATATCGACATCATATGATTTTTAATAATCAATCTGTAATGATAATGGCCTATAACATCGAATCAATATTATCTGAAAAAATTGAAACGATTGTATCAAGACAGGAATTAAACACAAGGTTAAAGGATTACTATGACGTTTACATGTTTGATAAATATAATAAGCAGGATATTGATTTCGGTGTTTTGAAAGCAGCAATAATAAAGACTATGGATGAGCGTGGTACGAGTTCACTTATTGGAAAGTTACAAAATATAATTGAATCAAACATGATCTCTTTAAGTCTAAAAGATGGTTGGAATAAGTATAGAAATAGTAATTACTATGCAAAAAATATTACTTTTGAAGAGACATGTAATTCTGCTATTGATCTTGTAAAGCAATGCCATATTGAAAATTAATTATTTAAGTTGCCACTCACGTTAAAACTAGTAATGATGTTAATCAGGCAAATAAATAGACAACCGACCGTAAAAGGACAACGGTGGTTGTCTATTGTTACAAGTTTAATCAGTAATGCACTACAAGACATCCTTACACTTAATTAAAATTCATTTTTATGATTTTTCCTTTTAATGTAGTTGTATTCAACAATCAGTAGCAGAAACATTCCATTAAAAGGTATCTCGTATTTTCCTTGAATAAAAATGAAATACAATTCCATAATAAGCATAATCAAAAATAACACTCTAATTATAAAATCTGCCTTCTTATTCATTTTAATCATCTTCTATAATTTACAAAATAATGAATGGGAGATTAAAAAGATTAAAGGTAGTATAGATTCATTTGAAGTCAATATCAATGATTTGCAGCTTATATTTTTTGACATTTCGGATTTGATATACACCGTGCTAATCGTCGAATTGATTGATAGTGTATTAAGTACTCTTCGCTTATTTACTATTATTTATTAATGGAAATAGCGGAATCTAGAGGTTGCTCACAAACTGTAATCCTGAATCTCAAAAAGTAAAAAAACAATTCAACGAACACTTTATGTGATGGATGAGGACATTTAAATAAAGTTTATAGGTCAATTGAGGACAAGTTTTTGATTGGAATGAAATCTAAATCCTGTTTCGACATGAACCATTAGACTTAATTTATGAATTTATTGTTAAGATTGACTACAATGTAAAAAGACTGTAAATTTTCAATTATCGTAATTTAATATTTTTTATTTGTGGTAAGTTCTTCGTGAAAAATGATTTAGCTATTAAAAATTATTTATTTGAAGAGAAAGAAGATCTTACTATGAGTGTTGATAAATTTAAAAATTTATTTCTTTTGAGATTTAAATTATTACTCAAGGATTTCTACTTGGGTACGGGGTCGATAATAGCCATTATTTTTAGTATTTTACTGCAATTTACTTTATCTAATGCGGCATTCAATGGGCAAAAGGGGCAATTCATTTTATCGATGACAGTTTTCTTTAATTCAATTATGTCAGCCATAATGATGATAAGCATTCCCATTGCACAGGAAAAAGAAAAGAATCAATTAAAAATCTCGATTGAATATTTATTTACACCGTTAATACCAGCTTTTTTAATAATAATGGGAATAAATATAATTTTGCCTCTGCTAAGTGGTGTTCAAATGACACCATATTTTTATATTATTTATATGTTTATAACAATGATTTTAACCATAATAAGTCTAATAATTGGCCTATTAATAGGAGTATCATCGAAAAAAATATCCAATACATCATACCTGATTACTTACACAATTTTATTTCTGACTCTAATACCACAAATCGGAACTTCGAATGGAGCCTTTGAGAAAATATCTGACTTCATATATACCGGTGTTTTATTAAAAATGTTAATGAACGTATCAACAAATCAACCTATTGAAATCAACAAATTCTATCTATTTATTATTTTAATAGAATTCATCTCATTAATTATTTTATTTTTGCTTTTAATAAGAAAAAAGCGAGCAAAAATTAACCAATGAAATCGATTGCTTTCTAATCAAATATCATTTATACTGATTTCAACACAAGGGAGTAACTTGCAGAAACAGTTACCTGTGACAAAATCGTCAGCAAGACTTCGGTCTGGTTTTGTCTTAATTAGTGAGACTTGTACGCTATTTTGCGTGCAAGTCTTTTTTTATCCCTGAGGAAAAAGCGAGGAGGATTATTTTGAAAGAACAAAACAGTACGACCCGTTATTATGCCATCAATAAAAATACTTTATTGAAGCAGTTCAATACGAGTGAGGAGGGGCTATCTGAAAAGGAAGTCCAGGATCGATTAAAACAATACGGTCCCAATGCTTTAGCCCAAGGTAAAAAGCAAACTTTACTTCAGAAATTTTTCAATCAATTCAAAGACTTCATGATTATTGTCTTGCTGGTTGCCGCATTCATTTCTGGTGTTGTCGCAAAAGAATGGGCTGACGCAGCATTGATTTTAGCCGTTGTTATTATTAATGCGGTCTTTGGTGTCTTTCAAGAATCAAAAGCAGAGGAAGCTATTGATGCTCTAAAAGAAATGTCGACACCAGAAGCTCACGTTAAACGTGCTAACCAACTAGCAACCGTTAGTAGTGAACAACTGGTTCCAGGTGATATCGTTCTTTTAGAGGCTGGTGACATTGTTCCGGCCGATATTCGGCTACTCGATTCAGCTTCAATGAAGATTGAAGAATCAGCTTTAACCGGTGAATCAGTTCCAGTTGAAAAAGATATTACTGTTTTGGCTGATGAAGATATTGCCTTAGGTGACCGCAAAAATATGGCTTATATGAACAGTAATGTAACATATGGCCGTGGTGTTGGTGTGGTCGTTGGAACTGGTATGCAGACGGAAGTTGGTCATATTGCTGGTATGATCAATCGTGCCGAAGATAGTAGTACGCCATTACAAGATAACTTGAACTCTTTAGGTAAGACTTTAACATGGCTCATTTTAATTATCGCAGCCGTAATTTTTGGTGTTGGTATTTTCAACAATCCTTCAGGTCTTCCCATGAATGAACTAGTTATCGATATGCTGCTAGTGGCAATTTCCTTGGCAGTTGCAGCAATCCCCGAAGGTTTACCAGCCATTGTTACAATTATTTTAGCTTTAGGTACAACTAGAATGGCAAAAAGAAAGGCACTGGTTCGGAAATTACCTGCCGTTGAAACACTTGGTAGTACAGACATTGTTGCCTCTGATAAAACTGGCACTTTAACGCAAAATAAAATGACCGTTGAAAAAGTTTATCAATACGATCACTTACAAGACGCTGGAGCT
Proteins encoded:
- a CDS encoding nucleotidyl transferase AbiEii/AbiGii toxin family protein, whose translation is MKLSFTNGQQFKAKIRNRARHDHITPQLLMQEVLLDELVERISKSAYRDNLILKGGFLIASLLGVDTRSTRDIDTSVKGIDVSKGQISKVFNEICSMNKDSDITLTVKK
- a CDS encoding nucleotidyl transferase AbiEii/AbiGii toxin family protein, whose protein sequence is MYTSRVETKIDVSTGDIITPGQIEYRHHMIFNNQSVMIMAYNIESILSEKIETIVSRQELNTRLKDYYDVYMFDKYNKQDIDFGVLKAAIIKTMDERGTSSLIGKLQNIIESNMISLSLKDGWNKYRNSNYYAKNITFEETCNSAIDLVKQCHIEN
- a CDS encoding site-specific integrase, producing the protein MKQLVLPIKDTNVLNEVKNTLLRNFKYGRRNYTIFQTGKATLLRVSDVMSLKYRDVFDDYDDLRKNAYIHDKKTGKPNTLYLRPIKRDLLLYQEWRLENHVQSEWLFPSMERPERHVSEKQFYKIMAKTGDLLSINYLGTHTMRKTGAYRVYIQSNYNIALVMRLLNHSSQQMTLAYLGLDQESREQMLDQVDFG
- a CDS encoding type IV toxin-antitoxin system AbiEi family antitoxin domain-containing protein, with product MTEKIINNFLKRNNGQLTSEDAKHLKIPSITLTRLVKNGRLERLGRGVYIDPQIFGDDMFAIQYRFKKGIFYKDTSLFLHGMIDRTPDTYEMNFPSNYNSIALKKYPIKVHRQIDPYYSMGIEEIMSPDQHLIKTYNIERTLCDIVQTRNPSDSETINQALNSYIKMKSKNLGLLSEYAKKLNVQSKIQAYMEVLL
- a CDS encoding CAP domain-containing protein translates to MFSKTKRAAILVAASALLATSLGGNIVFADTTASANTNTSTVTTTNNASDSDITTATNDSVDPNKTVNPSTSSDNSSNDTANTAVTQASYKNIDVASVKMAMLSELNRLRAQNGLQALTSVGVLNNYAQIRTDSFISTGGVDNHAGWNSANMAPYNLTAEENIAQMPFSMIGSTDPTVIAQKITHEFYSELYDSEPNFGHRKNMLNPYINYVGIGLSISNNGMVYFSQEMGNDQASYSKYDPSDVYAYFLTNNNDYANVSKYDIADASKTNADYASRDNYVTADLRGGVSTKNAITPLYDRYGNKRTDLALSPNSDWISDMIAVINGNYFYHVSTNGFVSANDALPWASFLAGASVTATTEARIYDNNGHYTGQTVSPNSKWIVDRRAVNPLTGVKMYRISTNAWIQQNQLVQN